The Bos indicus isolate NIAB-ARS_2022 breed Sahiwal x Tharparkar chromosome 28, NIAB-ARS_B.indTharparkar_mat_pri_1.0, whole genome shotgun sequence genome has a window encoding:
- the CHRM3 gene encoding muscarinic acetylcholine receptor M3 — protein MVTWHLVSFYKEGSAHSTVFDTLDWFEDPTWNRLCQRVTMTLHNNNTTSPLFPNISSSWIHGPSDTGLPPGTVTHFGSYNISRAAGNLSSPNGTTSDPLGGHTIWQVVFIAFLTGVLALVTIIGNILVIVAFKVNKQLKTVNNYFLLSLACADLIIGVISMNLFTTYIIMNRWALGNLACDLWLSIDYVASNASVMNLLVISFDRYFSITRPLTYRAKRTTKRAGVMIGLAWVISFILWAPAILFWQYFVGKRTVPPGECFIQFLSEPTITFGTAIAAFYMPVTIMTILYWRIYKETEKRTKELAGLQASGTEAEAENFVHPTGSSRSCSSYELQQQSMKRSARRKYGRCHFWFTTKSWKPSAEQMDQDHSSSDSWNNNDAAASLENSASSDEEDIGSETRAIYSIVLKLPGHSTILNSTKLPSSDNLQVPEEELGSVGLERKPSKLQTQQSMDDGGSFQKSFSKLPIQLESAVDTAKASDVNSSVGKTTATLPLSFKEATLAKRFALKTRSQITKRKRMSLIKEKKAAQTLSAILLAFIITWTPYNIMVLVNTFCDSCIPKTYWNLGYWLCYINSTVNPVCYALCNKTFRNTFKMLLLCQCDKRKRRKQQYQQRQSVIFHKRVPEQAL, from the coding sequence aCTATGTCAGAGAGTCACCATGACCTTGCACAATAACAATACAACCTCACCCTTGTTTCCGAACATCAGCTCTTCCTGGATTCACGGCCCTTCGGATACAGGGCTGCCCCCAGGAACAGTTACTCATTTTGGCAGCTACAACATTTCTCGGGCAGCTGGGAATCTCTCCTCTCCAAATGGCACCACCAGTGACCCTCTAGGAGGTCATACCATCTGGCAGGTGGTCTTCATTGCATTCTTAACAGGCGTCCTGGCCTTGGTGACCATCATTGGCAACATCCTGGTGATAGTGGCATTCAAGGTCAACAAGCAGCTGAAGACAGTCAACAACTACTTCCTCTTAAGTCTGGCCTGTGCTGACCTGATTATTGGGGTCATTTCGATGAATCTGTTTACTACCTACATCATCATGAACCGATGGGCGTTGGGGAACCTGGCCTGTGACCTCTGGCTATCCATTGACTACGTGGCTAGCAATGCCTCCGTCATGAACCTTCTGGTCATCAGCTTCGACAGATACTTTTCCATCACGAGGCCGCTCACGTACAGAGCCAAACGAACAACAAAGCGAGCTGGTGTGATGATAGGTTTGGCTTGGGTCATCTCCTTCATCCTTTGGGCTCCTGCCATCTTGTTCTGGCAGTACTTTGTTGGGAAGAGAACTGTGCCTCCAGGGGAGTGCTTCATCCAGTTCCTCAGCGAGCCCACCATAACCTTCGGAACGGCCATTGCTGCCTTTTATATGCCTGTCACCATCATGACTATTTTATACTGGAGGATctataaggaaactgaaaaacGTACCAAAGAACTTGCTGGGCTGCAAGCCTCTGGAACAGAGGCCGAAGCGGAGAACTTTGTCCACCCCACGGGCAGTTCTCGAAGCTGCAGCAGCTATGAGCTCCAGCAGCAGAGCATGAAACGCTCAGCCAGGAGGAAGTACGGACGCTGCCATTTCTGGTTCACGACCAAGAGTTGGAAGCCAAGCGCTGAGCAGATGGACCAAGACCACAGCAGCAGTGACAGCTGGAATAACAATGATGCCGCTGCCTCCCTGGAGAACTCCGCCTCCTCCGACGAGGAGGACATTGGCTCAGAGACCAGAGCCATCTACTCCATCGTGCTCAAGCTCCCAGGTCACAGCACCATCCTCAACTCCACCAAACTACCTTCATCAGACAACCTGCAGGTGCCGGAGGAGGAGCTGGGTTCAGTGGGCTTGGAGAGGAAACCCAGCAAACTTCAGACCCAGCAGAGCATGGACGATGGAGGCAGCTTTCAGAAAAGCTTCTCCAAGCTTCCCATCCAGTTAGAGTCTGCCGTGGACACAGCCAAGGCCTCTGATGTCAACTCCTCGGTGGGGAAGACCACGGCCACTCTACCTCTATCCTTTAAGGAAGCTACACTGGCCAAGAGGTTTGCTCTGAAGACCAGAAGCCAGATCACTAAGCGGAAACGGATGTCCCTCATCAAGGAAAAGAAAGCGGCCCAGACCCTCAGCGCCATCCTGCTTGCCTTCATCATCACCTGGACCCCCTACAATATCATGGTTCTAGTGAACACCTTTTGTGACAGCTGCATCCCCAAAACCTATTGGAATCTGGGCTACTGGCTGTGCTACATCAACAGCACCGTGAACCCCGTGTGCTATGCCCTGTGCAACAAAACATTCAGAAACACTTTCAAGATGCTGCTGTTGTGTCAGTGTGACAAGAGGAAGAGACGCAAGCAGCAGTACCAGCAGAGACAGTCGGTCATTTTCCACAAGCGGGTGCCTGAGCAGGCCTTATAG